GGTTTTTCTTTGGATGAATTTGGTCCGGCCGCCCTTGATGCCCAAAAAAATCTTCAAATCAACAGCATGTGCACCGTCTTTGCAGAGTCTGAAGTAACATCGCTCATTGCCAAAGGTCAGGACCGCCAAGAAATTGCCCGGGGCCTTCATTTAAGTGTGGTCAAGCGTGCTGTGGGCATGCTGAACCGCGTGGGGGCCCAGGGAGCCATCGTATTTTCAGGCGGAGTGGCACAAAATCCATGTATGGTACAAATGGTCTCAGACGCCCTTGAAAAAGAGATTCTTGTCCCCGAACAGCCCCAGATGATGGGTGCCTTGGGTGCGGCGATGATCATGGCCGCGAAACGGTAACCCAACCTTAGCCGGCACCGGATGCCGAACTTTTTTCTTTGAAATATCTCTTACCTCGGCATCCGGTTCCAGGCAGGGCAAAATCCTGCCAAGCCAAACACTTGCCCCCAAAAATATAACGGCACCTGCAATATTAAGATAGGGCATCATCGCCCCTTCGCTACCTGCAAGAACAAGCCCGGTTACCCAAATCATTACAGGGAAAATAACATACGTTTTCTTTCCCTTAATGCTCTTTTTCGTGGTTTGATTTGTATTGTTTTCCTTTGAAGACAAATAGCTGCCGACATTTACAAAATTTTTCGTCGTAGGTTGAACTTGGGTGTTGATGGACCATATATGCCCGTGGCCGTTATTTGGTAAATTTTTCTCACTAAAAAAATTTGATCGTTGCATACTTCACCTCTTTTTTGTTGTAAACATCAACCTGTGTTGAAAAAAATAAACACAAAATACAAAAAAATATTACCTGTATTCCCGGCAGCTCCAAATCACGCGCCCAAGAACCCGAACCTTTTCAAGGGCATGAATATCCAAATGAATGGGAGAAAAATCCTTGTTATCACTGCACAGAACCAAGGCGTCCGGATGTTTTTCAAGCCGTTTGACAAGAATAGTATCATCCACCCCCACTGCATAAATGGCACCAGCCATAATACGGGTCTGGGACTGATCAATTAAGACGGTGTCACCTTCCCGGATCAAAGGCTCCATGCTTTGTCCAAACACCTCCATGGCCACCATGGCTGCAGCCGACCCTTTACGGGCAAGCCAGGCGGAAGGAAAGGAAAGAAACTGAGAAATGTCCGGGTCACACTCAAATGATCCGGTGCCGGCGGACAGACGGGCAGCAACCTTTGGAATCCTACGAAATTCACTGTCGTCATCTGCATGTTTCCGATCAAAAAAAACAGGGCCTTTACCCGTATCCACCCAATCCGGATTCACTCTGAACCGCCTGAAAAGTTTGACAATCCAGTTATCAGGAATATGATTCTTATTTCTGGCATGGGTGATCCCCGATCTATTAATACCAAGCTCTTTGGCAAGTTCGGCCTGGGACGAAATCCCGGTAGCATCCATAATCCGGTGAATCAATATATCAACTTTATTTTCCGTCACCTCTACTGTCCTTTTTTTTAAACCTTTTCTATTTACATGCCATGCTTGTTGAAAAAATACAACACATTTATTTAGCATCTGAACGAAAAACCAAAAATTTCTTTCATACGCGTGCCATCCTGCCAGACAGCATCCGTATCTTCATAAAGTTGCTTAAGGACCTGGGCCACATGCGCCTGCATCTGCTCAAATTCGCCTGGCAGCATATCCCGGTGCACATAAATGGGAGAACCAAAACGGATGATCACCCTGGAAAATGGTTTAGGGACCATAAAACGGTCCCAGGAATTGAATACCCACCGATTCTGGCCAGAGGTAATGGTGGGTACAATGGGCAAATCCGCAGACTGGGCAATGCGGATCAATCCCGGCTTCACCCTACCGAACGGTCCCTGGGGACCGTCAACGATATGACCGATCTTATAGCCCTGCTCGATCAGCTTTTTTATGGTTTCAAGGGCCTGACCTCCACCACGGGACGAAGACCCCCTCACCGCCCGCCAACCCATGATATGCACAGCCCGGGCCGCCATTTCACCATCACGGCTCTGGGAAATCATAATGGCAATGGGCTTTCTTGTTGAAAAAAATGTGATGCCCGGAAAAAACCGCTGGTGCCAAGAGGCATATACCAGTTGCCCTCCGGCTTTTAAAATATTCTGTTCATGATCCAGATCAACAATTTTGATCCGGTAGGTAGCTGACAAAAGCCTGACAAGAAACAACCCCGCATAGGGAAACAGATAATAGTATAGTAAATGTCTGAATATTTTCTTCATCATCCAATCACTCCCGTGTCAAAAGTAGAAACGAACAAGCACACTCAAAGTTGATGACATGGCAAAAAGTTCAACCGATGGCTGTTATTATCACGAAAATATCTGCCCTGCCAAGTGCCTTGCAAAGCAGTGGTTGAATATCAACTATCCCTGACAACAGCGCGTTTTCAATATTTTCACATATGCGTTAACCATGTGTATCGTTACAGCGTCACCATAAGCGTTACAATTGTAACGCATTTTCTTATTTACTATATTTATTTATGGAAACAGCAAAAAATATACTGTATAAAATCAATATACTAATCGAAATTCATTTTCATATTAAGTCTGTGGTATGAATTTTGGATTCTATAACTAATGCAGGCACAACTTAACCTCATAAAATAAAAGGATAGGCTAATGATTTGGAAACTGCTGCGAACAATGAGTCAAAATCTAACCCTGACGATTCCGGTAATGATGGTGGCCGGATTCATATTCGGTATTTTCATGGATGCCGCTTTTTTAAAGAGTTTTATTATTCCGTTCACCTTTTTAATGGTCTACCCCATGATGGTGACGCTGAATATCCAGAAGGTATTTGAGGGCGGGGATGTCAAAGCCCAGGTGCTTACCCAGGCGATCAACTTTGGCGTGGTTCCCTTCCTTGCCTATTTTATGGGTTTGATTTTTTTTAAAGACCAGCCTTATATGGCGTTAGGTTTACTTCTGGCGGGGCTTGTTCCCACGTCAGGCATGACCATTTCCTGGACCGGCTTTGCCAAGGGCAACCTGGCCGCTGCCGTAAAAATGACAGTAATAGGCCTAACCCTGGGCTCCATCGCCACACCTTTTTATGTTCGCATGCTCATGGGCACAACCATTGAAATTGACATGGTCGCTGTTTTCAAACAGATCGTGGTCATTGTCTTCATCCCCATGGCAGCCGGTTATTTAACCCGCAGGGCACTGGTAAAAAAACACGGGGAAAAGGGATTCAAAACATCAGTGGGCCCCAAATTCCCGCCGTTGTCCACCTTGGGTGTTGTGGGCATCGTATTCATTGCCATGGCACTTAAGGCCCGGGCCATTGCCGCAGCCCCCAGTATGCTTGCTTACATCCTTATCCCTTTGGTTATCATTTACGGATTCAACTTCACCTTCAGCAGTATTATAGGTAAAAAACTTTTGCCCAGGGGTGATGCCATTGCACTTGTTTACGGCTCAGTCATGCGTAACCTGTCCATTGCCCTGGCCATTGCCATAAATGCCTTTGGTAAACAAGGCGCGTCGGCGGCCCTGGTTGTGGCTGTGGCGTATATCATCCAGGTTCAATCCGCTGCCTGGTACGTCAAACTGACCGACAGAATATTTGGACGGGCGCCTTTGGACGGGGCACAACCTTCGAAACCTACACCCCAGGCAAAAACAGAGCCTATCGCTGAAACCGTTGAGGAGCCCGAAGGTTCCATGGTCGCAAATATTCAAAAAATCCTTTTTGCCACGGACATCACCCCTACGGCAAAATATGCGGCCCGCTATGCCTGTACCATCGGCAACAAATTTAATGCAAAGGTATGGGCCATTCATGTGGTCCCGGATCTTTTAGCCGAATATTCGGCAGGCGCCGGTGTCACCATAAAGGATCCTGAAAAGCAGGAAGAGTTCAACCGGGATGCCGTTGAAAATGCTGAACGAATGCTTGGAGAACGTATCCGAAACACATCGGAAAAGGTGATCAAAGAAATTTCAGCCTGTCCCTTATCAAAGGACCGCATCATGGTCAAAATAGGAGATCCGGTGGAAGAGATCACACAAGCTGCGGCCCAGGGAGATTTTGACCTGATCATCATGGGCACTCACGGAGATCAGGGTTTTGATGATATTCTCTTAGGCAGCACAGCCCAGGGTGTCATCCACGCATCCAAAATTCCTGTCCTTGTGGCGCGCCCCGCTTAGAAGCCGTTTTAATCTTATTTTGTCCCGCATTTTATTGAAAATGCGGGACATTTTTACTTGCGAAATCCAAAGTCTTATGCGACAGGGTAATCGCCTTTATATTAAAAAGTCCTCGCTATCGGGATCGAAAACAATGGACATTCCGATCCCGATAGCGATTGTGAAGTTAAAATAGCCGGCAAAATTATGAATGTGGTCACCCTGGCTTATGCGAAATGTTCTATTGACAAGGCGGAACAAGCTACGATATGGTTTTATGTATTATATCTCTCCTAAAAATTTAAAAAGCGACACATGGTATCATCATGAAAGTTATTACACTTGCAAACCAGAAAGGTGGCTGTGGCAAAAGTACCATTGTTCTCAATCTTGCCATTGAACTTGCTTTACAACAGCACCGCGTCATCGTCTTTGACACGGACCCCCAGGGCAGTTGTTATGAAACAGCTGAAATTCGCAACAGTCAAAAGGAGCTGACGCAGATCAAAGTCGCCCCCGTTTACGAAAACCTCTATCAGGTTATTGAAGAGTCTGATAAAGATTTTGATTTTGCCCTTATCGACACCCCGCCCCATGACAATGACGTTGTAACGGTTGCAA
Above is a window of uncultured Desulfobacter sp. DNA encoding:
- a CDS encoding S24 family peptidase; this encodes MTENKVDILIHRIMDATGISSQAELAKELGINRSGITHARNKNHIPDNWIVKLFRRFRVNPDWVDTGKGPVFFDRKHADDDSEFRRIPKVAARLSAGTGSFECDPDISQFLSFPSAWLARKGSAAAMVAMEVFGQSMEPLIREGDTVLIDQSQTRIMAGAIYAVGVDDTILVKRLEKHPDALVLCSDNKDFSPIHLDIHALEKVRVLGRVIWSCREYR
- a CDS encoding lysophospholipid acyltransferase family protein: MMKKIFRHLLYYYLFPYAGLFLVRLLSATYRIKIVDLDHEQNILKAGGQLVYASWHQRFFPGITFFSTRKPIAIMISQSRDGEMAARAVHIMGWRAVRGSSSRGGGQALETIKKLIEQGYKIGHIVDGPQGPFGRVKPGLIRIAQSADLPIVPTITSGQNRWVFNSWDRFMVPKPFSRVIIRFGSPIYVHRDMLPGEFEQMQAHVAQVLKQLYEDTDAVWQDGTRMKEIFGFSFRC
- a CDS encoding universal stress protein, which gives rise to MIWKLLRTMSQNLTLTIPVMMVAGFIFGIFMDAAFLKSFIIPFTFLMVYPMMVTLNIQKVFEGGDVKAQVLTQAINFGVVPFLAYFMGLIFFKDQPYMALGLLLAGLVPTSGMTISWTGFAKGNLAAAVKMTVIGLTLGSIATPFYVRMLMGTTIEIDMVAVFKQIVVIVFIPMAAGYLTRRALVKKHGEKGFKTSVGPKFPPLSTLGVVGIVFIAMALKARAIAAAPSMLAYILIPLVIIYGFNFTFSSIIGKKLLPRGDAIALVYGSVMRNLSIALAIAINAFGKQGASAALVVAVAYIIQVQSAAWYVKLTDRIFGRAPLDGAQPSKPTPQAKTEPIAETVEEPEGSMVANIQKILFATDITPTAKYAARYACTIGNKFNAKVWAIHVVPDLLAEYSAGAGVTIKDPEKQEEFNRDAVENAERMLGERIRNTSEKVIKEISACPLSKDRIMVKIGDPVEEITQAAAQGDFDLIIMGTHGDQGFDDILLGSTAQGVIHASKIPVLVARPA